The Leucobacter viscericola genome includes a window with the following:
- a CDS encoding aminopeptidase P family protein, translating into MTALDNLDSAADLSNTDTQVPDTHDVKIDNSNRSTTPQSDRFLDYISSHWADRPEELPAALPVTAHTGGRRAALSALFTGKRLVIHAGAMKQRSNDTFYQYRPHSAFAHLTGWGSESEPGAILVLDPTPNGHEATLYFRERAGRDSDEFFANPEIGEFWIGPRPSLAQVAAALDVPTAPLEAFESTEGELTLENEELARAASELRLVKDSYEIVEMQAAVDATAKGFEDVLAALPKASAHKRGERIVEGVFNQRARLDGNTVGYETIAAAGSHACTLHWIRNDGDVREGDLLLLDAGVELDSLYTADITRTVPISGTFSPVQRRVYEAVLEAADAARAIVKPGIRFGDVHEEAMKVIERYTREWGFLPSAENDPTAYYRRYMVHGTSHHLGMDVHDCAQARRELYLDGVLRAGMVFTIEPGLYFQPDDLTVPEEYRGIGVRIEDDIVVTDDGCVNLSAGIPRTADDVESWIKNAQQ; encoded by the coding sequence AGGTACCCGATACCCACGACGTGAAGATCGACAACAGCAACCGGAGCACCACTCCGCAGTCCGATCGTTTCCTCGATTACATCTCAAGCCACTGGGCGGATCGCCCCGAAGAGCTGCCCGCAGCGTTGCCGGTCACCGCTCACACCGGCGGCCGCCGCGCCGCGCTCTCGGCGCTGTTCACTGGCAAGCGCCTTGTCATTCACGCCGGTGCAATGAAGCAGCGCTCAAACGACACCTTCTACCAGTACCGCCCCCACAGTGCCTTCGCGCACCTCACCGGTTGGGGCTCAGAGAGCGAACCCGGCGCGATTCTGGTGCTCGATCCCACGCCCAACGGGCACGAGGCCACCCTGTACTTCCGCGAGCGCGCCGGACGCGACAGCGACGAGTTCTTCGCTAACCCCGAGATCGGTGAATTCTGGATCGGACCCCGCCCCTCACTCGCACAGGTTGCAGCGGCGCTCGACGTACCAACGGCACCACTCGAAGCGTTCGAGTCCACTGAGGGCGAGCTGACACTCGAGAACGAAGAGCTGGCCCGAGCGGCCTCTGAACTGCGACTCGTGAAAGACTCCTACGAAATCGTCGAGATGCAGGCCGCGGTCGACGCAACGGCCAAGGGCTTCGAAGACGTGCTCGCGGCGCTCCCCAAGGCAAGCGCGCACAAGCGCGGAGAGCGCATCGTTGAGGGTGTCTTCAACCAGCGCGCCCGGCTCGACGGCAACACCGTCGGCTACGAGACGATTGCGGCAGCAGGATCACACGCCTGCACCCTGCACTGGATTCGCAACGACGGCGACGTGCGCGAGGGTGACCTGCTGCTGCTCGACGCGGGTGTCGAACTCGACAGCCTCTACACGGCAGACATCACTCGCACCGTGCCGATCTCGGGCACGTTCAGCCCGGTACAGCGCCGCGTCTACGAGGCTGTTCTTGAGGCCGCCGACGCCGCTCGTGCGATCGTCAAGCCGGGCATTCGTTTTGGCGACGTGCACGAGGAGGCCATGAAGGTCATCGAGCGCTACACCCGCGAGTGGGGCTTCCTGCCCAGCGCCGAAAACGATCCGACCGCTTACTACCGCCGCTACATGGTGCACGGCACAAGCCACCACCTCGGCATGGACGTACACGACTGCGCACAAGCTCGCCGCGAGCTTTACCTCGACGGTGTGCTCCGCGCGGGTATGGTGTTCACCATCGAGCCCGGTCTCTATTTCCAGCCCGACGACCTCACGGTGCCCGAGGAATACCGCGGCATCGGCGTGCGAATCGAAGACGACATCGTTGTGACCGACGATGGTTGTGTCAATCTTTCGGCGGGCATCCCGCGCACCGCAGACGACGTTGAGAGCTGGATCAAAAACGCACAGCAATAG
- a CDS encoding ABC transporter ATP-binding protein, translating into MTAAIALDSVTKRFGSTEALRGVTLQIPSGSVFGIIGPNGAGKTTTLRILLDLMQPNSGSVEVLGMSPRAGGTMLRQQIGYLPGELILEGRVTGAALLAHYARLSGHVSSGRIAELADRLGVDLHRPVRSLSKGNKQKLGIIQAFMHDPRLLILDEPTSGLDPLVQQTFHALVREAQDRGATVLLSSHVLSEVEQVAAGVAILKQGEIITTSTVSELRETAKRRVSAEVREADAATLTAALQAIPDLSELRVTQHPGEATLSLTGLLGGNPDRFVKVLAAYPLNDISIEAPNLEDAVLSLYGQGLHDDNGDAS; encoded by the coding sequence ATGACAGCAGCAATTGCTCTTGATTCAGTGACGAAGCGCTTCGGTTCAACCGAAGCGCTTCGTGGGGTCACCCTACAGATCCCCAGTGGGTCAGTGTTTGGCATCATCGGCCCCAACGGCGCCGGCAAAACAACAACACTGCGCATTTTGCTCGACCTCATGCAGCCAAACTCGGGCAGTGTTGAGGTGCTCGGCATGAGCCCTCGTGCCGGGGGCACCATGCTGCGGCAGCAGATCGGCTATCTGCCGGGTGAGCTCATCCTCGAGGGACGTGTCACGGGGGCGGCTCTGCTCGCGCATTATGCGAGGCTGAGCGGTCACGTCAGCAGCGGCCGTATTGCCGAGCTTGCGGATCGGCTCGGCGTGGATCTACACCGGCCGGTGCGCAGCCTCTCCAAGGGCAACAAGCAGAAACTCGGCATCATTCAGGCGTTTATGCACGATCCGCGATTGCTCATCCTCGACGAGCCGACAAGCGGCCTAGACCCGCTCGTGCAGCAGACGTTCCACGCGCTCGTGCGCGAGGCACAGGATCGTGGTGCGACAGTTCTACTCTCGTCGCACGTGCTCAGCGAGGTTGAACAGGTCGCGGCGGGTGTCGCGATCCTCAAGCAGGGCGAGATCATCACAACGAGCACCGTCTCGGAGCTGCGCGAGACCGCAAAGCGCAGAGTGAGCGCAGAGGTGCGTGAAGCCGACGCGGCGACACTCACCGCAGCGCTGCAGGCGATCCCGGATCTCAGCGAACTGCGAGTCACCCAGCACCCTGGCGAGGCAACGCTCAGTCTGACTGGCTTACTCGGCGGTAATCCCGACAGATTCGTAAAGGTTCTCGCCGCCTACCCTCTCAACGACATCAGCATCGAGGCGCCGAACCTTGAAGACGCCGTGCTGAGCCTCTACGGCCAAGGCCTTCACGATGACAACGGAGATGCGTCATGA
- a CDS encoding ABC transporter permease subunit produces MNRVPVLPILRHSLQESWRSFVGWSIGIVAALCLYLPLFPSLGNSPEMQNLLKQLPSELTAAIGYQNIATGAGYAQSTFFGLLGYLLFSIAAISWGSQAIGADEERGTLELTLAHGVSRVQLLLERWAALAVRLLGLGLIVFVVITILNGPSELKLSVGNIAAGTLALCTAALLSGTAAVVAGALIGRRTVALLGGAGVAVLGYVLNAVGNQGDSMKSLLDYSPIHWAYGNEPLLHGLGSGMWLLLACIVVLLVAGVLRFRARDIGR; encoded by the coding sequence ATGAACAGAGTTCCGGTTCTGCCGATCCTGCGTCACAGCCTGCAAGAGTCCTGGCGATCCTTTGTCGGCTGGTCAATTGGCATTGTTGCGGCGCTTTGCCTCTACCTGCCGCTCTTCCCGTCCCTCGGCAATAGCCCCGAGATGCAAAACCTTCTCAAGCAGCTTCCCTCGGAGCTCACCGCGGCCATCGGGTATCAGAACATCGCAACGGGCGCGGGCTACGCGCAGAGTACCTTCTTTGGACTGCTCGGCTACCTGCTGTTCAGTATCGCGGCCATCTCCTGGGGATCCCAGGCGATCGGCGCCGACGAAGAACGCGGCACCCTCGAGCTGACACTGGCCCACGGAGTCAGCCGCGTGCAGCTGCTGCTTGAGCGCTGGGCCGCGCTAGCGGTCAGGCTGCTGGGGCTCGGGCTGATCGTGTTTGTGGTCATCACGATTCTCAACGGCCCCAGCGAGCTCAAACTGAGTGTCGGCAATATTGCCGCGGGCACACTGGCGCTGTGCACGGCAGCGCTTCTCTCTGGCACAGCTGCGGTCGTCGCGGGAGCACTCATCGGAAGACGCACCGTGGCCCTGCTGGGCGGTGCGGGGGTGGCCGTACTTGGCTACGTGCTGAACGCGGTCGGTAACCAGGGCGACTCCATGAAGAGCCTGCTCGACTACTCCCCGATTCACTGGGCATACGGCAACGAACCGCTGCTTCACGGGCTGGGCAGCGGCATGTGGCTGCTGCTCGCCTGCATCGTGGTGCTGCTCGTCGCGGGTGTGCTGCGCTTCCGGGCGCGCGATATTGGGCGGTAA
- a CDS encoding YchJ family protein, with product MATSDVTPAAGSLCPCGRGEPYASCCGSLHSGGAAPTAERLMRSRYSAFVLGLDAYLLQSWHSSTRPQSLELDPQVEWRRLVIEQTTAGGPFDSDGEVTFTAIARTPDGRMEQRERSRFVRDEQGRWSYLDGVAL from the coding sequence ATGGCGACGAGCGACGTTACCCCTGCCGCCGGATCGCTTTGCCCCTGCGGCAGGGGTGAACCGTATGCGAGCTGCTGCGGGTCGTTGCACTCTGGTGGTGCGGCGCCCACCGCAGAACGATTGATGCGATCCCGCTATAGCGCCTTTGTGCTGGGCCTCGACGCCTATCTGCTGCAGAGCTGGCACTCGTCGACGCGGCCGCAGTCGTTGGAGCTTGATCCTCAGGTTGAGTGGCGCCGCCTGGTGATCGAGCAGACGACAGCGGGTGGTCCGTTCGACAGCGACGGTGAGGTGACCTTTACCGCGATCGCGCGAACCCCAGACGGTCGGATGGAGCAGCGCGAACGCAGTCGGTTCGTGCGGGACGAGCAAGGGCGTTGGAGCTACCTTGACGGGGTGGCGCTGTGA